A stretch of the bacterium genome encodes the following:
- the galE gene encoding UDP-glucose 4-epimerase GalE, which yields MSLSILVTGGAGYIGSHTCLELLKAGHRVTVVDNLDNSSEESLRRVQALAGRELAFHKVDICDGGALADVFAADTFDAVVHFAGLKAVGESSRIPLRYYDNNITGTLELLKAMDAHGCRNLVFSSSATVYGDPASVPITEEFPLSATNPYGRTKLFIEEILRDLCAADLRWTCVLLRYFNPIGAHESGQLGEDPRGLPNNLMPYVMQVAIGRLPELSVYGDDYPTSDGTGVRDYIHVVDLALGHLAALGKLAAPGKLAALDRLVPGSGTAALKGCVPINLGTGRGYSVLEMVAAAEKASGRPVSYRVVARRPGDVAACYADPARAAELLGWRAVRDIDRMCADHWRWQSGNPDGYRDAGA from the coding sequence ATGAGCCTTTCCATTCTGGTCACCGGCGGCGCCGGCTATATCGGCAGCCACACGTGCCTGGAACTGCTGAAGGCCGGCCACCGGGTCACCGTCGTCGACAACCTCGACAATTCCAGCGAGGAGAGCCTGCGTCGCGTGCAGGCCCTGGCCGGTCGGGAACTGGCCTTCCACAAGGTCGACATCTGCGATGGCGGCGCCCTGGCCGACGTCTTTGCCGCCGACACCTTCGATGCCGTGGTGCACTTCGCCGGCCTCAAGGCCGTCGGCGAGAGCAGCCGCATCCCGTTGCGCTACTACGACAACAACATTACCGGCACGCTCGAACTGCTGAAGGCGATGGACGCGCACGGCTGCCGAAATCTCGTTTTCAGTTCGTCGGCGACGGTGTACGGCGACCCGGCAAGCGTGCCGATCACCGAGGAGTTCCCGCTCTCGGCCACCAATCCCTACGGGCGCACGAAGCTGTTCATCGAGGAGATCCTGCGCGACCTGTGTGCGGCCGATCTGCGCTGGACCTGCGTGCTGCTGCGGTACTTCAACCCGATCGGTGCGCACGAGAGCGGCCAGCTGGGCGAGGACCCGCGCGGGCTGCCCAACAACCTGATGCCGTATGTGATGCAGGTCGCCATCGGCCGCCTGCCCGAGCTGAGCGTGTACGGCGACGACTACCCGACCAGCGACGGCACCGGTGTGCGTGACTACATCCATGTCGTGGACCTGGCGCTCGGCCACTTGGCCGCGCTCGGAAAATTGGCCGCACCCGGAAAATTGGCGGCGCTCGATCGCCTGGTTCCCGGCAGCGGCACCGCGGCGCTGAAGGGTTGCGTGCCGATCAACCTCGGGACCGGTCGCGGCTATTCGGTGCTGGAGATGGTGGCGGCGGCCGAAAAGGCTTCGGGCCGTCCCGTCAGCTACCGTGTTGTCGCGCGGCGCCCGGGCGATGTGGCCGCCTGCTACGCCGACCCGGCGCGGGCGGCCGAACTGCTGGGCTGGCGCGCGGTCCGCGACATCGACCGGATGTGCGCCGACCACTGGCGCTGGCAATCCGGCAATCCCGACGGGTACCGCGACGCCGGAGCCTGA